Proteins from a genomic interval of Oceanimonas doudoroffii:
- a CDS encoding o-succinylbenzoic acid (OSB) synthetase, which translates to MPISVYRYALPLTKEKQIDGVAVRRRHGFYVNIDGHWGEVAPPVTAELADTEAELLAACERLTQGLEHQATQAWVRFGLGCVLTPPTAAAAPSLPLLEGEREPIIRAWRCRRVHPTRAWLTLSGDVQFDAGLVRELTLLVPGLKLTLDAGGRLSETQLSGLWQRIDGGAIDWILDPGLDDAHTRTLARQHGWPVALSADRCGGRVPAPFEGLRALVLRPSLLGEPALCRQLADGARAQGLDVMLAGNLESGLGHRHIAQLAGELTPNSPAQLDSLRYLLHSGVNAQGQPEAQNTTLVYGPGC; encoded by the coding sequence ATGCCCATTTCGGTTTATCGCTATGCCCTGCCGCTGACCAAGGAAAAGCAGATTGACGGCGTTGCCGTGCGCCGTCGCCACGGTTTTTACGTGAATATTGACGGCCACTGGGGCGAGGTGGCGCCGCCGGTGACCGCCGAATTGGCAGACACCGAAGCCGAACTGCTGGCCGCCTGCGAGCGGCTGACGCAAGGCCTTGAACACCAGGCCACTCAAGCCTGGGTTCGCTTTGGTCTGGGCTGCGTGCTCACGCCTCCCACCGCGGCGGCCGCCCCCAGCCTGCCGCTGCTGGAAGGTGAGCGGGAACCCATTATTCGCGCCTGGCGTTGCCGCCGAGTGCATCCCACTCGAGCCTGGCTGACCCTGAGCGGCGATGTGCAGTTTGATGCCGGCCTGGTGCGCGAACTGACCCTGCTGGTGCCCGGCCTGAAACTGACGCTGGACGCCGGCGGCCGACTGAGCGAAACGCAGTTGTCCGGCCTGTGGCAGCGCATTGACGGCGGCGCCATTGACTGGATTCTGGATCCGGGCCTCGATGACGCCCACACGCGGACACTGGCCCGGCAACACGGCTGGCCGGTGGCGCTCAGCGCCGACCGCTGCGGCGGCCGGGTGCCGGCGCCCTTTGAGGGGCTGCGTGCCCTGGTGCTGCGCCCCTCTCTGCTGGGCGAGCCCGCCCTGTGCCGGCAACTGGCCGACGGTGCTCGAGCACAGGGGCTGGACGTGATGCTGGCGGGCAACCTGGAAAGCGGCCTGGGCCACCGGCACATTGCGCAACTGGCGGGGGAACTGACGCCGAACAGCCCGGCCCAGCTCGACAGCCTGCGCTATTTGCTGCACAGCGGCGTGAACGCCCAGGGGCAGCCGGAAGCGCAAAATACCACCCTGGTATATGGCCCGGGTTGTTGA
- a CDS encoding exoribonuclease II, producing the protein MFQDNPLLAQLKQQIRDTLPTKEGMVKGTSKGFGFLEVSDKESYFIPPPHMKKVMHGDRITAVLRTENDKELVEPETLLEPGLTRFVARVKWFRDRLNIVPDHPLMKDAIKARTIKGMNEKNLKEGDWILADLKRHALKDNGFFAEVVELIAGVDDPIAPWWVVLARNSLANQAPQDREQWELLEDTLPRQNLTEVPFFTIDSESTQDMDDALSVKKLDNGGWELLVAIADPTAYVSHDSELDKIAAERAFTVYLPGRNIPMLPRTLADELCSLKEGEDRHALCARIHIDADGKVADDAEFFAARIRSHARLAYNKVSDWVEGSGDWQPESEVIAEQLRELTALTRARNGWRSTHAIVFPDRPDFRFELDEASNVVAIHADHRRIANQMVEECMIAANLACGNWLTKHCGTGVFNVHAGFDEEKLAQLQELLKEHEAPVDPEQLTTLEGFCELRRWLDARDTSYLDNRVRRFQSFAAMSVTPGEHYGLGLDAYATWTSPIRKYGDIINHRLIKAILAEKAHDAHAPNAELAVHLSEQRRMHRRAERDIADWLYVRYLQPAVANGHAFDAEIIDIGRGGVKLRLQENGAVVFMPSSLILPNRDRLECSWDDGRVYLDKQPVYELGQHIQVILTEAIEDTRSLIAKPAIPLVPEKQEKPAS; encoded by the coding sequence ATGTTTCAAGACAACCCCCTGCTGGCCCAGCTCAAGCAACAAATCCGCGACACCCTTCCCACCAAGGAAGGCATGGTCAAAGGCACCTCCAAAGGCTTCGGCTTTCTCGAAGTCAGTGACAAGGAAAGCTATTTCATTCCGCCGCCGCACATGAAAAAGGTGATGCACGGCGATCGCATCACCGCCGTGCTGCGCACCGAAAACGACAAGGAACTGGTGGAGCCAGAGACCCTTCTGGAGCCTGGCCTGACCCGCTTTGTGGCCCGGGTGAAGTGGTTCCGTGACCGGCTCAATATTGTGCCCGATCACCCGCTGATGAAAGACGCCATCAAGGCCCGCACCATCAAGGGGATGAACGAAAAGAACCTGAAGGAAGGCGACTGGATCCTGGCCGATCTCAAGCGCCACGCCCTGAAAGACAACGGCTTTTTCGCCGAAGTGGTAGAGCTGATCGCCGGCGTGGACGATCCCATCGCCCCCTGGTGGGTGGTGCTGGCCCGCAACAGCCTGGCCAACCAGGCACCCCAGGACAGGGAACAGTGGGAACTGCTGGAAGACACCCTGCCCCGTCAGAACCTGACCGAAGTGCCCTTTTTCACCATCGACAGCGAGTCCACCCAGGACATGGACGATGCCCTCAGCGTGAAAAAGCTGGACAACGGTGGCTGGGAGCTGCTGGTGGCCATTGCCGATCCCACCGCCTATGTGTCCCACGACAGCGAGCTGGACAAGATCGCCGCCGAGCGCGCCTTTACCGTTTACCTGCCGGGTCGCAACATTCCCATGTTGCCGCGCACCCTGGCCGACGAGCTGTGCTCGCTGAAGGAAGGGGAAGACCGCCACGCCCTGTGCGCCCGCATTCACATTGATGCCGACGGCAAGGTGGCCGACGACGCCGAATTCTTTGCCGCCCGCATTCGCTCCCACGCCCGTCTGGCCTACAACAAGGTCTCCGACTGGGTGGAAGGCAGCGGCGACTGGCAGCCCGAAAGCGAAGTGATTGCCGAGCAGTTGCGCGAGCTGACCGCGCTGACCCGCGCCCGCAACGGCTGGCGCAGCACCCATGCCATCGTGTTCCCGGATCGCCCCGATTTCCGCTTTGAACTGGACGAGGCCAGCAATGTGGTGGCCATTCACGCCGATCATCGCCGCATTGCCAACCAGATGGTGGAAGAGTGCATGATCGCCGCCAACCTGGCCTGCGGCAACTGGCTGACCAAGCACTGTGGCACCGGTGTATTTAACGTGCACGCCGGCTTTGACGAAGAGAAGCTGGCCCAGCTGCAGGAGCTGCTGAAAGAGCACGAGGCCCCGGTAGACCCTGAACAGCTGACCACCCTGGAAGGCTTCTGCGAGCTGCGCCGCTGGCTGGACGCCCGCGACACCAGCTATCTGGACAACCGAGTGCGCCGCTTTCAGTCTTTCGCCGCCATGAGCGTGACCCCGGGCGAGCACTACGGTCTGGGCCTGGACGCCTACGCCACCTGGACTTCCCCCATCCGTAAATATGGCGACATCATCAACCACCGGCTGATCAAGGCCATACTGGCCGAGAAGGCCCACGACGCCCATGCCCCCAATGCCGAGCTGGCGGTGCACCTGTCGGAGCAGCGCCGCATGCACCGCCGTGCCGAGCGCGACATTGCCGACTGGCTGTATGTGCGCTACCTGCAGCCGGCGGTGGCCAACGGCCACGCCTTTGATGCCGAAATCATCGACATCGGCCGGGGCGGCGTGAAACTGCGCCTGCAGGAAAACGGCGCCGTGGTATTCATGCCTTCTTCCCTGATCCTGCCCAACCGGGATCGGCTGGAATGCAGCTGGGACGACGGCCGCGTTTACCTCGACAAGCAACCGGTATACGAACTGGGCCAGCACATTCAGGTGATCCTGACCGAGGCCATTGAGGACACTCGCTCCCTGATCGCCAAACCGGCCATTCCGCTGGTACCGGAAAAGCAGGAAAAGCCCGCTTCCTGA
- the speB gene encoding agmatinase, producing MSENSYEKGRLNLPFVGFCTFAKSPICEDWDSLKADVAFMGAPFDCGTQWRSGARMGPRAVREASTLFSFGHGGAYSYEEDTMYLEGVKIVDIGDADMVHTNTEKSHANIEYGVRKILESGALPVTVGGDHSVNAPCIRAFEGRGPIHIIQIDAHLDFVDERHGVRFGHGNPMRRAVEQSFITGMTQLGIRNVSSSNRTDHKAAQDAGSTILSVRDVRRLGVQGVLDLIPKGVNYYITIDIDGFDPSIAPGTGTPSHGGFTYYEVMEVLQGVAFSGEVVGIDLCEVAPDYDHTGTTSVLAAQVLLNLIGYVFHGRRLRGQR from the coding sequence ATGAGTGAAAACAGCTATGAGAAGGGGCGCCTTAATCTGCCCTTCGTCGGATTTTGTACCTTTGCCAAGAGCCCTATTTGTGAAGACTGGGACAGCCTGAAGGCGGATGTGGCTTTTATGGGCGCTCCCTTTGACTGCGGCACCCAGTGGCGTTCCGGTGCACGTATGGGCCCGCGCGCCGTGCGGGAAGCGTCTACCCTGTTTTCCTTTGGTCATGGTGGCGCTTATAGCTATGAAGAAGACACCATGTACCTGGAAGGGGTAAAAATCGTTGATATTGGCGATGCAGATATGGTGCATACCAATACCGAAAAGAGCCATGCCAACATTGAGTATGGTGTGCGCAAAATCCTCGAATCCGGCGCCCTGCCGGTCACCGTGGGCGGGGATCACTCGGTCAACGCCCCTTGCATCCGCGCCTTTGAAGGTCGAGGCCCCATTCACATTATTCAGATTGATGCTCACCTGGATTTTGTTGATGAACGCCACGGCGTGCGTTTTGGTCATGGCAACCCCATGCGTCGGGCGGTGGAGCAATCCTTTATCACTGGCATGACCCAGCTTGGCATTCGCAACGTGTCCTCTTCCAACCGGACCGACCACAAGGCGGCGCAGGACGCGGGCTCGACCATATTGTCGGTGCGGGATGTTCGCCGGCTGGGGGTACAGGGTGTACTGGATCTGATCCCCAAAGGGGTGAATTATTACATCACCATCGATATTGACGGTTTTGATCCTTCTATCGCCCCGGGCACTGGCACACCAAGCCATGGCGGCTTTACCTATTACGAAGTCATGGAAGTCCTGCAGGGTGTGGCGTTTTCCGGTGAAGTGGTCGGCATAGATCTGTGCGAAGTGGCGCCCGATTACGATCATACCGGCACCACCAGTGTGTTGGCAGCCCAGGTACTGCTGAACCTGATCGGTTATGTCTTCCATGGCCGCAGGCTGCGGGGGCAGCGTTAA
- a CDS encoding LysR family transcriptional regulator, protein MQTFCAVVEYGGFVGAESVLGMSQPAISTHIRDFEVRLGFSICHRGRSGFGLTEKGEVVYRRCREMLNSFSDLEAELGSLRNMLTGTLRVGLVDNTITNTEVPMPDAIHRFFERSSQVSLRLAVLPPEELERELLNGNLHLAVGPFQKRHPALSYQPLYTEEHRFYCGRRHPLYEVDSAGLSLERVGSYPISSRTYVQQAEMPLIRPYLGAAFVSNMEAQAMLIRSGRFLGFLPVHFAESWVASGEMKELALPELRWHSEFCLAMRTIPAPHEVVRVFVDDLVSSLGLQIGGR, encoded by the coding sequence ATGCAGACGTTTTGTGCCGTGGTGGAGTACGGCGGTTTTGTGGGTGCCGAGTCGGTATTGGGCATGAGTCAGCCCGCGATCAGTACCCATATTCGAGACTTCGAGGTGCGGCTGGGGTTTTCGATTTGTCACCGGGGACGAAGTGGGTTTGGCCTGACGGAAAAGGGGGAGGTGGTATACCGGCGATGCCGGGAAATGCTCAACAGCTTTTCGGATCTGGAGGCGGAGTTGGGCTCGTTGCGCAATATGCTGACCGGTACCCTGAGGGTGGGCCTGGTGGACAACACCATCACCAATACCGAGGTGCCCATGCCCGACGCCATTCACCGGTTTTTTGAGCGCAGTAGCCAGGTGTCCTTGAGGTTGGCGGTGTTGCCGCCGGAAGAACTTGAGCGCGAGTTGCTCAACGGCAATTTGCATCTGGCCGTAGGGCCCTTTCAGAAGCGGCACCCGGCCTTGAGCTATCAACCCCTGTACACCGAGGAGCACCGGTTTTACTGCGGCCGGCGCCATCCGTTATACGAGGTGGATTCGGCGGGGTTATCGCTGGAGCGGGTGGGCAGTTACCCCATTTCCAGTCGGACCTACGTGCAGCAGGCAGAAATGCCCCTGATACGGCCTTACCTGGGGGCGGCATTTGTCTCCAACATGGAAGCACAGGCCATGCTGATCCGTAGTGGCCGGTTTCTCGGCTTTCTGCCGGTGCACTTTGCCGAATCCTGGGTGGCCAGTGGTGAAATGAAGGAATTGGCGTTACCTGAGCTGCGCTGGCACTCCGAATTCTGTCTGGCGATGCGAACCATACCGGCGCCCCATGAGGTGGTCCGGGTGTTTGTGGACGATCTGGTCAGTAGCTTGGGACTGCAGATCGGCGGACGGTAA